The sequence below is a genomic window from Flavobacterium sediminilitoris.
TACTAACAAAATTGTTCGTTATGGGCGAACTTCCATAAGTAAGTATAGTATGAACAAAACCACTTGGTCTACCCATTGGCATTTTAATGAACGGACAAGATTCCCATCCTATGTTTTCGTTGTATTTATTAGCCAAAAAGTGTAAACTTTTATCTAGCCATTCTAAGTCTATAGGCTTTTCTAAATAACGAGATGCTATTTCAATGCCAAGCAAAGCAAGCGCAGTTTGTAAAGAATCGGAAGGTTGTTCTGGTAAAGACCATCCACCATCAGCATGCTGAGAATTAAGTAAAAAAGCCAAAGCTTCTGCAACAACTTGTTTATCTCCTTTGCCATAACAAATAGCTCTTAAGCTAACAAACGTGCCATAATAAAGACCATAATACCAAGTGCTTTCCCACGCTCCTTGATTTTGTTTATTATATAAAAACTGTAGTCCTCTTTGAATATCAGTTTCAAAACGTTCTTTATCATATTTTTGTAGCGCATATAAAAAATTAGCCACAACATCAACGTCAGAACCTGTTCCCCATGCTTTATGAATCCATTCATACTGCAACTGCTGTTCTTTTGTTAAATTCTCTTTTGGAAGTATCCATGTTTCCCATCCAAAATCTTCATTTGCCTGATTATTCAATATGGTTTCAATAGGCACTTCAAACAAATCTTTAAAGCCATCTTTTGGATAAAATTTACAAAATACCTGAAGAATTTGTGCTAAATCGTCCACATCTGGAGGCAACTCTTTCAAATCAGGAAAATATCCCCATCCTCCTATTCCTCCTTCTCTTTTAACGCTTTTTAAATAGGTTAACTCCGATGCTATAATTTCTTGTAAACGAATAGGATATTTCTCTTGTGCATCAATTAAAGTATCAACTAGTAAAGCCCTTTGAAAAATATCCGCTATTTGTAATTCTTGTTCCACCTGAAAAGCTTCCTTTGTAAAAGGCATACTATGTTTTGTATTCACAAAACCGGCTTCTTTTTCTGTAACCAAGTGCTTTATCCCTTGCTCAAAAAGGAAGTTCCAAGAGGCTTTTTTTGTGATAAATTCTTCACTATTCTTTAAATATTCTCTATTCGCATGTAACATGGTCTTTTTTTATTTTAAATTGACTTAAATAATCAAACAGCATTTCTTTTGTAACTTTTTGTTTTTCTAAAACTAAACTTTCCACTAATTCATATTCTTTTTCATTGGGTCTACTAAATAAAGGGGCTGAGAGATAGTAATTTTGATCTACATCAAATATATCGGCTCTATTATTGGCCTCAGATTCATTATAGAAATGGTATTTTAACCTACTTTCTGAAGGACCTGCCAAACCTGCTGCTACTATTCTTGGATGCTGACTTTTATTGGTTGGTGAAGCATGAAACAGTGCTGGGCTTCCTATATAAATTTGCCCTGCTTTCATAGGCAATGAAACACCAAATTCTTTTAAAAGTGCATCTTGATACGTAGAAAAAGGAAAAGGAGCTCCACCGCATCTAGGAAAATGTAAAAAATGATGACTTCCCGGTATTACTTCTAAAGCACCATTTTCTAAAGTAGTATCTAGTAAAGGAACCCATAAACCAAGGGGTTGAAAACGTCTTTCATCTAAAAATGAAGGGTCTTGATGCAGGGGAACAATACCTATATTTTGATGAGGGTATTTAATATTGAAATTTCCCCAAAAGAAAGTAACCTCTTCAAAAATAGTCGCCATTGCTCTTTCAAAATGGTTACCTATTCCCTTAGAAACTGCATTTCTATAGATAGCGCTTTTACTCATAATCGTTGAAGCAAAAGCAGCTTCTCCTAGATCTCCTTCTAAAGAATCATACAATTTTTTAAGTGATGCTATTTCGTTATCATTTAAAAAATCGACCACTACATATCCGTTTATATCAAAAAAAGCTTGATGCTCTGGATTTTTAAAAAGAATTCTATTTTCTATACTTGTTTTCATTTTTAAACCGATAATTTCATTTTCTTATGTGCTTCTCCTAATATTGTGGTAACACTTTCTTCATTTTGAGGATCAAAATAATAAGGAACTTCTCCTATTTTTTTTGCTCTAGCCTCATCTGGTCTGCTAAACAAAGGCGTTTCTATATAATAATCTGGTTCCAACTCAAACACCTCCATAGTTGCTCCTGGGTTTCTAAAATCTTGATAATAACAACGCATTTGACTTTCTTCCTCTGCTAACCAAGCTAGCGCAGCTACTCTTTCAGTATTGCTAAAATTAGAAGGCGACCAATGGAACACTTTAGAACTTCCTATATACGCTTGTCCGGCCTTAATATCTAAGCGTTTAAAGTAATTTTCTATCAAATAAGGGCTCAATTCATTGTATGGAAATTTAGGAAGCGTACTTCTTGGACCATCATTTAATTTATGACTGCCATCTATAACTTCAAGAGCGCCATTTGTGGCATTAGTGTCTATAAGAGGTACCCACAACGTAATACCTTGGTATTTTGATTCGTCCACATAAGTAGGATCTTGATGTATAGAACAAATACTTTCCGATTGATTTGCTTGCTTAGATGTAAATATTCCGAAAAAGAGTTTGAAATTTTCTAAATGCAAGGCAACAGCTTTCTTAAAAGTCTCTGTTATGCCATCAGATACTTTCTTTCTGTAATTGGCATCCATACTCATATTAGACGTGGAAAAACCTCTCTCCTTAGGCTGAGCATTCAATTGATTATATAATTGTTGTAGTGTATCAACTTCTGAAGGATTCAAAAAATCAAGTACCACATATCCCTTTTCTTCAAATTCTTTTTGTTGAATGGGGTTTTTAAAAACATTTCTCATATTTCTTTATAAAAAAATTAGACTTTGATCAATTATCTTGGATAAACAACGTTTGCAGTTTGTAAAACCAAGACAAGACAATAGCAAAAGGAACCGCTGGAAAAACCCAATAATTATAAATAGGTATTCTACCCAAAAAGAGTATGGGATAGCCTTTAGCTTTAGGATAATCTTCGAAAAAAAGTTGAATACTTTCGTCAACTTCTAATGGTATCCTTTCAATCATATATAAGGATAAAACAACCACCATTTTAGATAAAAATTTACATTTGGTGCAATATCCTTGATAGTAAATAGCAATTTTATTTTTTGGAATAATGATGCTTTGCTTCATGTGTATAGATAATAAAAATCTAGTGCAGATTACAATGAGTATGCTGCAATAGTAAATTTGAATAATTAAATATTTTGCTTAAAGAGAAAAAGCAGCGTTGTATAACTAAAACTGTAATGAATGTGTTTTAATTAGATACTATTTTATTCTTTAAATAAAGATTTAGTCTTTTATTTCCCATAATGTCTATTCCTAATCCGTAATAAGAAACAGCACATTCGTTTTCTAACACTTCTTTTTGTATTGGAAATGGGGTAACCTTATTTTTTATTGTGGTTTCCTCTAATAAAGTAACCCATTCACTAGGGTTTAGTTCAACGTAAGAAGGACAAGCACAAATATCAATTTTTGCATCAAACAATTTTGAACTGGCAATATGAAAACCTACATTAAATACTACACCTGCTAAATTCACCTCTTTATCTCCTATTACATCGTTAAAAAAATGGGTAACCGATTCATCGAGTAAAACTGGTATTTTTAAATCTTCAATTGTAAGTTTATGGGTTAATCTAAAATAAATTTTAGCCCTTACGTTTTTTAAAGAACTGCCTTCTAAACCGATACTCATAATATTAGCATACGGACTCAACGTTTTTACAAATTCATCAACTTCTGTAGCATTAGGCATTAAATGCTTTAACCAATCACTAAATCTTTTCCAAGAAGCTTCTTTACCACCTCTTCTGCCATCAATATAAATAGCCATACCCTTACTATCAGGAGAAGCGCCTAACCAAAAAACACCATCTGGATATTCTTCCATGTTTTCTTTAGAAACAGGTAAATGAAAGGCTAACATTTCCTCACACATTTCCTTTATTTCTTCCGTTTGTGTGGTGCTATATAATTTTTGCAAAGCTTGATAACTATACTGAAATCGTTCTTCTGGCGAACCTACAATGCATGAAGGATCACTTATAAAACGCCCATGCAAACCTTCGCTTGAAGAGCTAATGCAATATTGCAATGGACTGCCATCTATATTTAAGCCCGATCTACCACCTAGTTGAAGATTAGTTTCTTCTGGTAAAGCCAGTAGTTCATCTCTTAAATCCAACACCTGTTTGGCCGAAGCCAAACTAAGTGTGGATGCATAAGATGAAAGTTGTGCTACGTTTGACAAAATTGAATCTTTAGTCGCATTCATAGCTTTACTTTTTTAAACTTGTTGCAAAATAATATTAGATTGATGTCCATCATTTCCAGATGTACCACTAGTACCTGCACTACCTCCAGATCCTTGTGCTCCTCCTGGTGAACCTGCTTTACCAGCACTTCCGCCATTTCCACCTGTACCTCCTGAACCTCCTTTAGGAACTGGAGCAGATGTTAAAACACTACCTCCATGATATTGCACCACTATACTACTAGCACCGTTTCCTCCATTTCCGCCATTTCCTCCGTTGCCACCTTTTCCGCCATTTCCTGCAGCACCACCATCACTAGCACCACAATCTGAACCAGCAGGACAGCCAGACGCTTTTCCGCCATCGCCACCATTTCCACCAGTTTGTCCGTTTCCACCATTTCCACCAGCTCCTCCGCTTCCTGCGGCAGCAGCAACTACTATAGAGCCTGTTAATTGCCCTATTGTTATTGTAGCATTCGGACAATCGGAACCATTTCCACCAGAAGCACCTGAACCTGCATCGGCTCCGTTAGCTCCTGCTGTTCCTTTTGAAGAACTAGGTCTACAAACCGAATCCCAATCACAGTTGGCATTTGTACCATTATTTCCACTAGGTGCAGCGCTTGAAAAGCCTTGACCAGCCGTTCCATTACTACCATCTGCACCGTATATTATTATATCTCCATTTAAATTACTCATGTCTATTAATTTTTAATGTTGTGTCTATTTTTAATTACATTTTTACTAACTCTGCAATTCGAATATCGGCAGTAGTTAATACTTTTATTTGTCCTCCTGGTTGAATGGTTACTTTATTATAACTCACCTGTACTGGTCCGCTTCCTGAAATAATCAAAGGATTAGCAGGTGTTACCACCACATCAGCTGCTACTTTATAAACCGCTACTTTTGGAAGTGGAGCAGCAGATCTATTAGCTGTTGCAGCAGAAGTATCTATTTTAAAATCTTTTACTTCATTTAAGTCTTTTAATTCTGGCTGAATAGCACAATCCGGATGAGGTGGATTGGAGAAAAATAATTTTCCGTCAGCAGTTGAAATCTCTTTTGTGCTCATGATTTTTGTTATTTGTTATTAATTTGTTTTTTTGTTGATGCCCTACTTTAAAGCACCAATTACATAAAGTAAAGCCAATGATTTATTTGTAAATGACGTCTTTTACAACTATCAAAATAACTTTGAAAAAAGATTCCATTAATTAAAGCTTATCTTAATGAATCTCTTTTTTTGTAGAACTACATACCAAATGTATTCAGAAATAATAGCGAGGTTATAGGTATAAATACCTGTTTTAAAAAATAACCTGTTTTTTAACTTAACATACAGATTATCAATATATAATGTTAAAAAAATAACCTGTACTAAAATAAAAAACGCCCTCTTGTAAAGGGCGTTTTTGTATGGTGAGGAGTGGTTATTTATTTTTTAAAAGTTATTTTTTATGATTCATCTAAGTTAATAATACTATCTCCAAACCATTCTTTCGCTGTTTCTAAAACTTTTTCAGAAGGCTTTATATAATATACCGCTAGATTCTCTTTTGCTCTTGTACAACAAACATAAAATAGCTTTTGTGTTCTTTCAATAATATCTTCCTTATCTTTTGTGTTTTCAAATAGATATTTAAAATTATACTTTGCCCAATTTCCATTATCTAAAACAATTAAGACATTATCATATTCAGAACCTTTTGTTTTATGTTGAGTTGAATAAGGTGTAAATCCTTCTAAATAATTGTATAAATTGATAAATTCTTGATAGGAAACTTCTCGAACTCTATTATAAATGTATTCAGATGATTTTATAAAATCATTTAACGGTTTGTCATTTTTGATAACTATTCTCAATTCATCTGCTATATCAATGACTTCACCAATAGTTGTAGTTTTATTTTTTAATAATTTCTCAATATCATCTTTAAGTTTTCTTTTCTCTTCTATGGAATTAATTTTTCTTTCATTCTTTTTAATTATTCTAAAAAACTCGGAAAAATTCTTGTTCTCATAATACAAAAGAGTATGTTGAATTTTAAAGAGATGTTTAATCAGATTATCTCTTTTTGAACCTTTTTTGTTTTCTTCATCTTCAGATTCTTTTTTATCATCTACTAGATGATCTTTAACAACATAAAGGTTCTTGTACTTAATAAAAGGTTCATCTTTTACTGGTTTATAAATTTCTTCATCTAACTTCTCAACATCTTTTAATATTTTAATATCATACACATAATCAATCTCTATAATACCAGTATCATTTTTAAATTCATTGATTAAGTATTTTTTTGAAGGCTCTATTTTATCTTCTTTAATTGGCTTTAATTTTTGAATTAAATCACTTAAACTTTCATTTTGAGAAGGATGTAAAGTTCTTAATTTTTCTAAATATTTTAATACGGTAAAATGACTTAAACTTTTACTATCAATTTCTTCTTTAACATTTTTAGCAATTTGAGTAAAAACCTGATTTACTGTTGTGTTATCATCAAAATCGACCTGTCTAATTTTTAAATATTTTCTAACTTTAGATAAATGTTCTATAAATTTATCTTTATCATAAATACTCATCAAAGTTGAAAAATTTGCCTGTGATGCAATAAGGTTATGAGTTAAATTCAGTTCTTTGGTGTTTTTAGAATCGTCAAAATTCCATTTTATATCAAGATTAGAAAGATATTTTTTGAGTTTTGGTAAATCAGAATTTGTTGAATGTAAGAATAAAACATTGCCTTCTTTTGCACTCTCATCTACCAACATATTAGGTGCTTTTACATCTTTTGAAGGTTTTTGTATTACATCATCAGTGCGCAATTTATTCGCTAAATCAATTACTTTTTGAGGATTTCTTCTGTTTTCAGCTTTGATAACTTTTTTTAGTTTAGTATCTTCTTTTTTTAAATACTCATCTAAATTACCAATTCCCTCGTCATAGATGGATTGCATTGTGTCACCAAAAAATCCAATTATTGTTTTATTTGTTTTTTTTGAACGAGATAAATGATCTAATAAAATTTCTACAACTTGTCTATCAGTATCTTGATACTCATCTACAAAAATAAAATTGAATTTGTCATTGATGCTATCACAAAGTTTTGAGTAATTAGCAAACATATAATTTGCCAACGTAAGCAATTCATTGTGTGAAATATTACCTTCTGTTAAACTAACAAATTCTTTATATTCAATATCTTTTCCTTCAAAAATAGAAATGTCAGGATTCTCTAATTGAAAACTGGTTACACTTTCTTCTTTAGCTAAATCGATTATACATTTTTTTAGCTCATTTTGAAAGTTCTTAATACAATCCCATAGAAAATCGTGTATGGTAGAAACTTTTAATTTTTTATGATTTACTCTTTCTTCAATTTCTTTTACTGCTGCATTAGTATAGGTAATACAAGCGATTTGTGCAGTAGGTTGTTCATCTAAAATTTGTCTAATAATAGAAACCAAAGAATAGGTTTTTCCACTTCCTGCACCACCACTTAGTAAAAAATGATTTTGATTATCGATGTGCTCTAAAATTTCAAAAACTTCAGGCTGTTTGTCTTTTAGCTCTAGTCTTTTCGTAACCATAATAATCCTTCTCTAATATAATTTGGTATTTGCCATTGTGAATCTGGCTTTTCATTTAATAGAATATCAATTGCCAAAGTTGGTTTTTTATCAACGCCTTTTTCAGCTAAAGTAAAAGCACACTTATTACTTTTAAATTTTTTTAACCATTTAGCAATTAAACCTTGAAAACTATTCTTTTTATTACATATAAAATCATAATTGATATGAAAAAAGGCATCTTCAAAACTTCTTGCGTGATAAATTTTTTCTGCTTTTTCTTCTGTTTGATAAACAATTAATAGATTACCTAAAGCATTTTGTTTCCATTTTCTATCAATCTCTCTTTTTAATATTTTACCTTCAATATTCAGTTTTTTGAAAAAATCTAGATCATTTAATGTTTTTCCAAAGTAATAACGAAGAGAAGAGTTTGATGTTTTATCAGCTTTAGTATCATTAGCAGGACATTTAATAACTTCCATTTTTGGTGTTGTACCGTCAGCTTTGAATTTTAATTGTTGTGTTTTCTCATCTTTTGCTTGTACTTCATAATAGCTATCAATATCAGTAATAATTAAAGACCTTACGCCTATAAAATCAATAAACTTCTCAAAAATATGTGAATGG
It includes:
- a CDS encoding prenyltransferase/squalene oxidase repeat-containing protein, giving the protein MLHANREYLKNSEEFITKKASWNFLFEQGIKHLVTEKEAGFVNTKHSMPFTKEAFQVEQELQIADIFQRALLVDTLIDAQEKYPIRLQEIIASELTYLKSVKREGGIGGWGYFPDLKELPPDVDDLAQILQVFCKFYPKDGFKDLFEVPIETILNNQANEDFGWETWILPKENLTKEQQLQYEWIHKAWGTGSDVDVVANFLYALQKYDKERFETDIQRGLQFLYNKQNQGAWESTWYYGLYYGTFVSLRAICYGKGDKQVVAEALAFLLNSQHADGGWSLPEQPSDSLQTALALLGIEIASRYLEKPIDLEWLDKSLHFLANKYNENIGWESCPFIKMPMGRPSGFVHTILTYGSSPITNNFVSKACLQFL
- a CDS encoding phytanoyl-CoA dioxygenase family protein, which codes for MKTSIENRILFKNPEHQAFFDINGYVVVDFLNDNEIASLKKLYDSLEGDLGEAAFASTIMSKSAIYRNAVSKGIGNHFERAMATIFEEVTFFWGNFNIKYPHQNIGIVPLHQDPSFLDERRFQPLGLWVPLLDTTLENGALEVIPGSHHFLHFPRCGGAPFPFSTYQDALLKEFGVSLPMKAGQIYIGSPALFHASPTNKSQHPRIVAAGLAGPSESRLKYHFYNESEANNRADIFDVDQNYYLSAPLFSRPNEKEYELVESLVLEKQKVTKEMLFDYLSQFKIKKDHVTCE
- a CDS encoding phytanoyl-CoA dioxygenase family protein encodes the protein MRNVFKNPIQQKEFEEKGYVVLDFLNPSEVDTLQQLYNQLNAQPKERGFSTSNMSMDANYRKKVSDGITETFKKAVALHLENFKLFFGIFTSKQANQSESICSIHQDPTYVDESKYQGITLWVPLIDTNATNGALEVIDGSHKLNDGPRSTLPKFPYNELSPYLIENYFKRLDIKAGQAYIGSSKVFHWSPSNFSNTERVAALAWLAEEESQMRCYYQDFRNPGATMEVFELEPDYYIETPLFSRPDEARAKKIGEVPYYFDPQNEESVTTILGEAHKKMKLSV
- a CDS encoding UvrD-helicase domain-containing protein is translated as MVTKRLELKDKQPEVFEILEHIDNQNHFLLSGGAGSGKTYSLVSIIRQILDEQPTAQIACITYTNAAVKEIEERVNHKKLKVSTIHDFLWDCIKNFQNELKKCIIDLAKEESVTSFQLENPDISIFEGKDIEYKEFVSLTEGNISHNELLTLANYMFANYSKLCDSINDKFNFIFVDEYQDTDRQVVEILLDHLSRSKKTNKTIIGFFGDTMQSIYDEGIGNLDEYLKKEDTKLKKVIKAENRRNPQKVIDLANKLRTDDVIQKPSKDVKAPNMLVDESAKEGNVLFLHSTNSDLPKLKKYLSNLDIKWNFDDSKNTKELNLTHNLIASQANFSTLMSIYDKDKFIEHLSKVRKYLKIRQVDFDDNTTVNQVFTQIAKNVKEEIDSKSLSHFTVLKYLEKLRTLHPSQNESLSDLIQKLKPIKEDKIEPSKKYLINEFKNDTGIIEIDYVYDIKILKDVEKLDEEIYKPVKDEPFIKYKNLYVVKDHLVDDKKESEDEENKKGSKRDNLIKHLFKIQHTLLYYENKNFSEFFRIIKKNERKINSIEEKRKLKDDIEKLLKNKTTTIGEVIDIADELRIVIKNDKPLNDFIKSSEYIYNRVREVSYQEFINLYNYLEGFTPYSTQHKTKGSEYDNVLIVLDNGNWAKYNFKYLFENTKDKEDIIERTQKLFYVCCTRAKENLAVYYIKPSEKVLETAKEWFGDSIINLDES